In Lathamus discolor isolate bLatDis1 chromosome 1, bLatDis1.hap1, whole genome shotgun sequence, the following are encoded in one genomic region:
- the CCKAR gene encoding cholecystokinin receptor type A — protein MEIVDASFLGNSTNFTAFLCDIILENDTFFCVDDPPYPSKDLHQIIRILLYCLIFLLSVLGNILVITVLIRNKRMRTVTNTFLLSLAVSDLMLCLFCMPFTLIPNLLKDFIFGSTVCKTATYFMGVSVSVSTFNLVAISLERYSAICKPLQSRVWQTKSHALKVIAATWCVSFTIMAPYPIYSKLVPFTKYNNTTANMCRLLWPSDVIQQSWYTFLLLMLFLIPGIIMMVAYGLISLELYRGIKFDASQRKPSRERKTSTCSAKYEDGDGCYLNKTKRKRKMPLQQLSATSHSKIDRVRSSSSSANLMAKKLVIRMLMVIVVLFFLCWTPIFSVNAWRAFDTTSADQRLSGAPISFIHLLSYTSACVNPIIYCFMNKRFRMGFLDTFTCCAKQKPPAIRGEVGDEEEGKTTGASLSKCSYMHMNASAPL, from the exons ATGGAAATAGTTGATGCTAGCTTCCTTGGGAACAGTACCAATTTTACTGCTTTCCTGTGCGATATCATCTTGGAAAATGACACTTTTTTCTGTGTGGATGATCCACCTTATCCTTCTAAAG ATTTGCATCAGATAATTCGAATACTGCTGTATTGTCTGATATTTCTACTCAGCGTTTTGGGGAACATCCTGGTAATCACAGTGCTGATAAGAAACAAGCGGATGAGAACAGTCACCAATACGTTTCTGCTGTCGCTAGCAGTCAGTGACCTGATGCTCTGCCTGTTCTGCATGCCATTCACCCTCATCCCCAACCTgctgaaagattttatttttggaagCACTGTTTGCAAAACTGCCACTTATTTCATGG gTGTCTCTGTAAGTGTGTCTACATTCAACCTGGTTGCCATATCTTTGGAGAGATACAGTGCCATTTGCAAACCTCTGCAGTCCAGGGTCTGGCAGACAAAATCTCATGCCTTGAAGGTGATTGCTGCTACCTGGTGTGTTTCCTTTACCATCATGGCACCATACCCAATTTACAGCAAGCTGGTACCTTTCACCAAGTATAACAACACCACAGCAAATATGTGTCGGCTCCTTTGGCCAAGTGATGTCATCCAGCAGTCTTG GTACACtttcctgctgctcatgctctttCTTATACCTGGGATTATAATGATGGTTGCATATGGCCTTATTTCTCTGGAACTCTACAGAGGAATAAAATTTGATGCCAGCCAGAGAAAACCTTCACGAG aaagaaaaacaagtaccTGCAGTGCCAAATATGAGGACGGAGATGGATGCTACCTcaacaaaaccaagagaaaaaggaaaatgccgttgcagcagctctctgctaCCAGCCATAGCAAAATAGACagggtgagaagcagcagctcttctgccAACTTAATGGCCAAGAAGCTCGTCATCCGCATGTTGATGGTGATAgtggttttgttcttcctttgctGGACTCCCATCTTCAGTGTCAATGCCTGGCGCGCATTTGACACCACTTCCGCAGACCAGCGTCTCTCAGGGGCTCCCATCTCCTTTATCCACCTGTTGTCCTACACCTCTGCCTGCGTGAACCCCATCATATACTGCTTTATGAACAAGCGCTTCCGCATGGGTTTTCTGGACACTTTCACCTGCTGTGCAAAGCAAAAGCCCCCTGCGATACGGGGAGAGGTCGGTGATGAAGAGGAGGGAAAGACAACAGGGGCTTCACTCTCCAAATGTTCTTACATGCACATGAATGCGTCTGCACCACTGTGA